The genomic segment TCCTTTGTTTTGTGGACGTCTGTCTCGATGATCTCCACACCCAGCTCCATCGCTTCTTCAAAGGCGTACATCGTGTTTTCCGGCTTTAAGGAAGGGATACCTCGATGCGCCATAACCATCGGAGATTGCGTGATGCTTTTCTCTGGGTATGCAGCAAGCAGCTCATGCACCTCTTTTGGATCGTGTGAGACAACCCCCGCCACACCCATCTCGATCATTTCACTCGCTTGACTCTTGTTCGCCCGATCAATTCCCCACACGGACAACCCGCGATTGCGGAAGTAGCGAATGACATCCTCCGTCATCGCAGTTTGCGAGAGAACGATCACATTGGAACGACTGCTCCTGGCTGAGCGTACGAGCTCCTTTTGCTTCTTTTCGTTCAGCTTGCCTTCAATATGCACGAGGGCACCACGGTATTCATTGTTTTTCTCCCGCATCGCTTGGACGATTTCCGGTCGGGAAGACACAATGTGCACATCAGTGAGATTCTCTTTCTGGAGCAGGCGGTCAACCTCCGCTACCAATTTCTTGTCCTCGATATGAATCACCGGGATCGCCTTGCCCTTGATCTGCTCCAGTACCTCGTCCAGCGATGTGCCGTCCTGGGTGACGACTCCGTTCTTCCCGGATTTTTTCACCGGAATAAAAATGGAAGACGCTTCTGCTTCTAGAATCGCATCGAGCTCGGACTTCTTGTCGTACATGGCAATCACCGTCGGCGGAAGGACAATTCCAGTCTCAGGTTCAGGGACAATCAGCACGTCGTCTTTCAGATCAGAGACGGGAATCTTGTCTTTTTGGGCATTCGGTCCAAACAACAACTCACCAGGAGTCGGCTTGGGCTGATCGACAAAATCTCTGGACGCATCATTCGTATCCTTTTCCGTCAGGCGTTCCATCGAGTGTCCGCCAGCGACTCCCGGATGAGAGGTGACTCCCGGAACCTTCGCATCCATATAAGCCATCGAATCCACCACATTGTACGCAGGGTCCATCAGAATGACGTGGTCGCCGCCATTGGCCAAATAAATGCTGCCTGTCGCCCAATCCGTCGGCAACAGCTCAGGGACGTCCTTCATGGAATCGAACAATTCAAAATCAGGCGTGACGCCATGGCGTTCCACGATTCCGTCAGCGTAGCGAGAAATGACAATCGTCTGGTAAGGCTCAATCATGGTGCCATCCGGAAACGCATGCATCCCTTCATTTCCTCCACGCTTTTCCTCGTCGCCGATCATGTAGCCACCCAAATCAATTGGATCGTTGGAGATATTGGTGATTTCGATAAACTCGCCTGTGCTTTCATCAAAAAGAGGATCATTGACAACTTCTGTGATGAGCAAGGTTTTGCTCACCGCGCTTTGCGCCATCGCGGGCATACTGCCTGTCACCAGACTTGCTGCCAGTAGTGACCACAACCACTTTTTGCTGCTCTTTCCCAACTCCATCTCCATTGCCTCCTCGTTTTCCTACTCGACTTGCACCATGGCTTCCATCGTCGGAAGGATGTAATCTGGCTGAATCTCTGTGGCTTCCAGTTCGCGACTGGTCGTCACACCTGTCATTACCAGCGCCGTTTTCATACCGCTGTTTTTCCCGAGTAAAATGTCTGTCTCCAAACGGTCGCCTACCATGACGCATCTTTCTGGCTGCACTTGAAGCTGTTGAAAAACCTGATCGGCGTAGTACCGAGACGGCTTGCCAGTCATCGCCCAGACAGAGGCTCCACCGGCCGTTTCAATCGCTCTCGCCAACGCCCATGTATCAGGAATGGCACCCCCTGGCACCGGACATACCGGATCGGGGTTCGCTACGATCAGGTGGGCTCCCTTTCGCACAGCGTCAGCAGCTTGTTGCAGCTTTTCATACGTAAATGCACGGTCCATTCCGACCAATACATGCGTCGCTTCCTCCGCATCTTGCACCTGCTTTATATGAAAGCTCGCAATCTCTTCCTCCAAGGCAGGCTCCCCTACAATCAGGACACGCGCTTGCTCCGCATTCTCTTGAAGATACAATCCCGCCGCATAGGCAGCCGTCATGATTTCTTCCCGCCGGGCAGCCAATCCGAGCTTCTGAAGGCGAGTCTGACAAGCTGTTCTTGTCTGTACCGTCGTGTTGGTCAAAAACATGATTTTCTTCTGCTTCTCCCTCAGTGCAGCAAGTGTCTTTTCCACCCCAGGAAGCAGCTCATTCCCAAGAAAAATCGTTCCATCCAAATCAAAAAAATACGCATCGTACCTATCTGTATCTAGCAAATCCCTTGCTCGCTCCTTTCATTCGAAAACACAAAAAGCCCTCATACACGGCAATAGCACAAAGAAACAAACCGAACGAACGGTCTTTTTCGAATCTATTGCTGTATGAGGGCTTTCTCCACGTCTCGACCCACTTACAGACGTTATTTATTTGGTTGATAGCTCGATCATAACAAGTCATTGTTAAGGGATTGTTGAGCTACCATTGGTTTTATGTGAACAACGCCAAAACTAACGAGTGATCGTTAGTCAAAAAAAGATTGCAAACTGTCTAAGAAAGAGTAAAATTCTTTGTAAATGATAATGATATTCATTATCAACATATAATCATATAATTATGCACTCATATCAGATGAAGGGATGTCTTTTCATGATTCAAAAATGGAGTTATCCACTTGCCGCAGTTGTTCTCGGTTCCTCCTTGCTCGCCGCTTGTGGAAACGCACAAACACAAACCGAAGAGAAAAAACCAGAAGCCGCGCAGCCTGACAAGCCTGCCGCTGCTGATCAGTCTGCGACAGCGAGCACTGCTTCTGCTCCTTCTCCTGAGCTGCAAGCCTCTATTGATCAATACCGAAAATGGGTCGTTGACCAAACCGACCAATTCGTAAAAGAAACAGAAAGCTTCACCACCGCCGTCAAAGCAGGCGATCTGGAAAAAGCGAAAAAGGAGTATGCTCCAGCCCGTGCTTACTTTGAGAGAATCGAGCCTATCGCGGAATCTCTCGGCGATTTTGACCCATGGATTGATGCCCGCGAAGGCGATGTGCCTGATAACGAATGGCGCGGCTATCACAAATTGGAGAAAGCACTCTGGGAAACCAAATCGGTCGCTGACCAAGGAAAAGTGGCGGATCAGCTGCTGCAAGATGTGAAGCAGCTCCGCGTGAAGGTAGAGAGCGTCGAAATCGACGTGCCTATGCTGGTAACGGGTGCAGTTGAGCTCTTGAACGAAGTATCGACGAGCAAGGTGACTGGTGAGGAAGAACGCTATTCCCATACAGACTTGTACGATTTCGCTGCGAACGTGGAAGGCGCTCACGAAATTTATAAAGTATTGAAGCCTGCTGTTACGGCAAAAGACGCTGCTCTTGCCAGTGAAATTGAAGCTCGCTTCGCTGATTTGGACAAAGCACTCGCGCCATACCGTAAAGGTGACGGTTATGTGCTGTACACCGAGTTGAAGGAAGACCAGGTGAAAAAGCTGAGTCAGTCCCTCGACGCATTGGCTGAACCATTGTCCAAAATGGGTACGATCGTAGGAGGCTAACAAGATGAATGACAAGCATCCCGCAAACACCGCAGCGAACAAAATCACACGTCGAGAAGCTCTAAAGTTGGCTGGTGTCGGGGGGATTGGACTGCTGTTGGGGGCGACTGGGGTCAATAACCTTATGCCCTCTCCTTCTAAAGATGAGCAGACAAGTGCCACTCCGACCGGTGCAGATGAGGTCATTCCCTTTTATGGCAAGCATCAGTCCGGGATCATTACACCTATGCAGGATTTTATCTGCATGGGTGCTTTTGATTTGACGACGACCTCGCTAGGGGATGTCCGCACCTTGTTTCAAAGCTGGACGCAGGCGGCAGCACGCATGACTGCCGGCAAAAACGTCGATGAGGAGAGCGACAACGCCCTTCTTCCTCCTGTCGACACGGGAGAAGCCATGGGCCTGCGCCCAATGCAATTGACAATCACATTTGGGCTTGGCGCTTCTTTCTTTGACGAGCGCTTTGGTCTGGCAGCCAAACGCCCAGCTCCCTTAGTTGACTTGCCTCGCTTCAACAGCGATGAAATGCGAAAAGAATGGTCAGATGGCGATATTGTCGTGCAGGTCTGTGCCAACGATCCACAGGTCGCCTTCCATGCCCTGCGGAACTTGGCCCGGATCGCTCGAGGCAAAGCTGTCCTCCACTGGCTGCAGGAGGGCTTCCAGCGTACCAGCGCATCCGACCCGACTGGCTCCACACCACGCAATCTGATGGGCTTCAAGGATGGCACGAACAATCCGCAGGTGAACGATCCCGCTACCGCAAATGAAGTCGTCTGGGCTCACACTGCTGAAAGTCCCGCGTGGATGGCAGGCGGCAGCTACATGGTCATGCGCCGAATCCGCATGCGGATCGAGGTATGGGATCGCTCCTCCCTCACCGATCAGGAGAATACGTTTGGTCGCCATCGCATGACGGGTGCTCCACTGGGCAAAGCAAATGAGTTCGACGAGCTGGAGCTGGATCGCAAGGACGCAAAAGGAAAGCCCGTGATTCCCGTGGATTCCCACGTTGCCTTGGCCCATATGGAGGGCAAGGTGAAAATTTTGCGGCGCGGTTACTCCTATTCGAGTGGAATGGATCTCAAGACTGGTCAGCTCGATGCTGGGCTTTTGTTCATTTGCTTCAATCGTGATCCGCGCAAGCAATTCATTCCGATGCAACAAAAGCTCGCATCCGTCGACCTGCTCAATGAATATATCACCCATGTAGGCAGTGGTCTGTACGCCTGTCTCCCTGGTGCAAGTGAGGGCGGATACATCGGGGACACGCTTTTTTAACCAACTACCTGGGATGGAGTGAACACCTTGAAACGCTATCTGTTTATCATTTGTACCTGCCTGCTGCTATGGACATCTGCTCTCTCTTCCGCTGTAGCCGCGCCGCTTGTGCCAGAACAGCTCAAACAAATGATCGCCCTCTCCAGCGATGCCTTGATTAGCAGTGGGGATAGCAACTGGGAAGAAGCAGCTAAAGCGATCAGCAGTATGAAGAGCATCTGGGAGGGCAATTCGGAAGAGAGCTCCGCAGATGCACAAGCATTGACGCAAGCAATCGTGGAAGCAGAGCAAGCCCTTGCCCAAGCAAAGGCGAATCCTGACACTGCAAAAGCAGCCATCTCCAATTTGGCAAAAGCAACAGATCGTTACGTCTCGTCCAAAGAAGAAGGCGGTCAGCCAAAAGAGCGCGCGCACAAGCAAATTGCGGCATTGCTGCCGCTCTTGCAAAACAGCATGACAGCCATCACGGAAGGCGATCTGACGAAAGCCAAGCAATCGTACAACAGCTTCGTCACCGGCTGGTACAAGGCAGAGGGTCTTGTTCGAGCGGAAAATGCCGCAGTCTACGGGGACATGGAAATCAAAATCAGCGGTGCGCGCATTGCCTTGAATACAGAACCACCCGATCCTAAAAAGAGTGCAGAGAAAGTACAGGCACTCATTACTGCGGTCGACAATTATTTGTCAGGAAAGGCAGTCCAACAGCCTGCTGCGAATCCTTCTTCCGAGCAGCCAACCATCTCGTCTCTACTCGCACTCCTTGCATCGGTTGAAACAGATATCGCCAATCAGAACGCAACCGCTGCTTCGGACAAAATGGAGACCTTTATCACCTCTTGGCCCTCTGTAGAAGGCGTAGTCATGACCAAATCGCCAGCGACCTACAGCAGCATCGAAGCCAAGATGGTCGCCGTCCCGACACTCATCCTGTCCAATCCCCCGCAATGGGAAAAGGCGACGGCTCATCTTGCGGAAATGAAGACAGAGCTTGCGCCATTTGCGACAACGTCCTCGTACACCGCTTGGGATGCGGGACTCATCTTGTTCCGCGAAGGACTGGAGGCCATCTTGATCATCGTCTCGCTGCTCACTGTCCTGAACAAGTCAGGCAATGCCGACAAGCGCAAATGGATCTGGTCTGGGTCCATTGCCGGAATCGTAGTTTCCGCCATTCTTGCCGTCATCCTCAGTCTCGTTTTCTCCACCCTCTCCACAGGCAACTCGCGAGAAACGATTGAGGGAGTAACCGGACTGATTGCCGTTTTCTTTATGGTGACGATTGGTGCCTGGTTGCATAAGAAGTCCAATTTGCAGGCATGGAATCAGTTTGTCGAGAAGTCTATCGGCTCTTCCTTGGCAACAGGAGCTCTGTGGTCACTCTCATTCACTGCCTTTCTCGCTGTCGCACGCGAAGGGGCAGAAACGATTATCTTTTATATGGGGATGGCCGCTACGATCTCCATGACAGACCTGGTGATCGGTATCGTGAGCGCGATTGTCGTCTTGGCTGTGATTGGCTTTGTCATCATCAAGCTCAGTGCACGCATTCCGGTGCGTCCGTTCTTTTTTGTAGCCAGCCTCTTGCTCTACTACATGGCGTTTAAATTCGTCGGCGTCAGCATCCACGCTTTGCAAGTGACAGGAAGCTTATCTGCACACAGCAGCGATTACTTGTTGTACGCACCGACTCTCGGCATTTACGCGAGCTGGGAAACGACGATCCCGCAATTGATCATATTCGTGATCGTTCTCATCAATTTGTTCCTGTATTCGCGGAAAAAAACAGCCACTCCTATTCCGCGAGTAAACTAACAGGGATAACTCCAAAAACGCAGCTCCTTCATGAGGGCTGCGTTTTCTTGTAACACCAATATTATTTTTGGCAATCATTCTTTATCGCAAGTTCACATTTTTTCTGTTATCGTTAAATTTTTATGGGACAAGTTATGTTACCATATTACAGGTGTAACCTTCTTTTTACATTTTTCGTCATTAGAGGGTACAAGATTCGATACTAGGATAGGGGTTAGATATGGGGGCAACATCAAATTCTGTTAAAGTTGACGTCAAAACAACGCCACGCGTTCGACAAAATATGGTCTACCTATTAGTAAAACAGCTTCGTCCACATCAATGGACGAAAAACTTGCTTGTCTTTGCTGCCTTGCTATTTTCCTTGCACAAAGTAAGTCCGGATGTCATTGGAAAATCAGTGTTGGCGTTCCTGCTGTTTTGTTTTGTATCCGGCTGTGTCTATATCCTCAATGATTTTGTCGATATCAAAAATGACCGAAATCACCCGGAAAAACAGTTCCGGCCCATGGCTTCTGGTGCATTGCCGCCAGCGCTCGCATTAGCATTCGGTGCGTTTTTGCTACTGGGTTCCCTTTTTAGTGCTTATTACTTTGACCGATTATTCGCGCTCGTACTGTTTGTTTACTTTGTGCTCAACGTCGCTTACTCGCTGAAGCTGAAGCATGTGGTCATTCTAGACGTCATGATTATCTCAGCCGGTTTTGTTTTGCGTGC from the Brevibacillus brevis genome contains:
- a CDS encoding decaprenyl-phosphate phosphoribosyltransferase, whose amino-acid sequence is MGATSNSVKVDVKTTPRVRQNMVYLLVKQLRPHQWTKNLLVFAALLFSLHKVSPDVIGKSVLAFLLFCFVSGCVYILNDFVDIKNDRNHPEKQFRPMASGALPPALALAFGAFLLLGSLFSAYYFDRLFALVLFVYFVLNVAYSLKLKHVVILDVMIISAGFVLRAIGGSLMIQTPFTPWFLLCTMLLALFLAISKRRHELILLQQDKGTHRKVLDSYSSELLNQLNTIVTTMTIISYSLFTFTSGRTIHLMWTIPLVIFGIFRYLYLITVAGQGGSPEKVLLQDKPILITVFLYVVMVAGIIYVFEFK
- a CDS encoding HAD-IIA family hydrolase, producing MLDTDRYDAYFFDLDGTIFLGNELLPGVEKTLAALREKQKKIMFLTNTTVQTRTACQTRLQKLGLAARREEIMTAAYAAGLYLQENAEQARVLIVGEPALEEEIASFHIKQVQDAEEATHVLVGMDRAFTYEKLQQAADAVRKGAHLIVANPDPVCPVPGGAIPDTWALARAIETAGGASVWAMTGKPSRYYADQVFQQLQVQPERCVMVGDRLETDILLGKNSGMKTALVMTGVTTSRELEATEIQPDYILPTMEAMVQVE
- the efeB gene encoding iron uptake transporter deferrochelatase/peroxidase subunit, with protein sequence MNDKHPANTAANKITRREALKLAGVGGIGLLLGATGVNNLMPSPSKDEQTSATPTGADEVIPFYGKHQSGIITPMQDFICMGAFDLTTTSLGDVRTLFQSWTQAAARMTAGKNVDEESDNALLPPVDTGEAMGLRPMQLTITFGLGASFFDERFGLAAKRPAPLVDLPRFNSDEMRKEWSDGDIVVQVCANDPQVAFHALRNLARIARGKAVLHWLQEGFQRTSASDPTGSTPRNLMGFKDGTNNPQVNDPATANEVVWAHTAESPAWMAGGSYMVMRRIRMRIEVWDRSSLTDQENTFGRHRMTGAPLGKANEFDELELDRKDAKGKPVIPVDSHVALAHMEGKVKILRRGYSYSSGMDLKTGQLDAGLLFICFNRDPRKQFIPMQQKLASVDLLNEYITHVGSGLYACLPGASEGGYIGDTLF
- the efeO gene encoding iron uptake system protein EfeO; protein product: MIQKWSYPLAAVVLGSSLLAACGNAQTQTEEKKPEAAQPDKPAAADQSATASTASAPSPELQASIDQYRKWVVDQTDQFVKETESFTTAVKAGDLEKAKKEYAPARAYFERIEPIAESLGDFDPWIDAREGDVPDNEWRGYHKLEKALWETKSVADQGKVADQLLQDVKQLRVKVESVEIDVPMLVTGAVELLNEVSTSKVTGEEERYSHTDLYDFAANVEGAHEIYKVLKPAVTAKDAALASEIEARFADLDKALAPYRKGDGYVLYTELKEDQVKKLSQSLDALAEPLSKMGTIVGG
- a CDS encoding FTR1 family iron permease, whose translation is MKRYLFIICTCLLLWTSALSSAVAAPLVPEQLKQMIALSSDALISSGDSNWEEAAKAISSMKSIWEGNSEESSADAQALTQAIVEAEQALAQAKANPDTAKAAISNLAKATDRYVSSKEEGGQPKERAHKQIAALLPLLQNSMTAITEGDLTKAKQSYNSFVTGWYKAEGLVRAENAAVYGDMEIKISGARIALNTEPPDPKKSAEKVQALITAVDNYLSGKAVQQPAANPSSEQPTISSLLALLASVETDIANQNATAASDKMETFITSWPSVEGVVMTKSPATYSSIEAKMVAVPTLILSNPPQWEKATAHLAEMKTELAPFATTSSYTAWDAGLILFREGLEAILIIVSLLTVLNKSGNADKRKWIWSGSIAGIVVSAILAVILSLVFSTLSTGNSRETIEGVTGLIAVFFMVTIGAWLHKKSNLQAWNQFVEKSIGSSLATGALWSLSFTAFLAVAREGAETIIFYMGMAATISMTDLVIGIVSAIVVLAVIGFVIIKLSARIPVRPFFFVASLLLYYMAFKFVGVSIHALQVTGSLSAHSSDYLLYAPTLGIYASWETTIPQLIIFVIVLINLFLYSRKKTATPIPRVN
- a CDS encoding glycerophosphodiester phosphodiesterase family protein; amino-acid sequence: MELGKSSKKWLWSLLAASLVTGSMPAMAQSAVSKTLLITEVVNDPLFDESTGEFIEITNISNDPIDLGGYMIGDEEKRGGNEGMHAFPDGTMIEPYQTIVISRYADGIVERHGVTPDFELFDSMKDVPELLPTDWATGSIYLANGGDHVILMDPAYNVVDSMAYMDAKVPGVTSHPGVAGGHSMERLTEKDTNDASRDFVDQPKPTPGELLFGPNAQKDKIPVSDLKDDVLIVPEPETGIVLPPTVIAMYDKKSELDAILEAEASSIFIPVKKSGKNGVVTQDGTSLDEVLEQIKGKAIPVIHIEDKKLVAEVDRLLQKENLTDVHIVSSRPEIVQAMREKNNEYRGALVHIEGKLNEKKQKELVRSARSSRSNVIVLSQTAMTEDVIRYFRNRGLSVWGIDRANKSQASEMIEMGVAGVVSHDPKEVHELLAAYPEKSITQSPMVMAHRGIPSLKPENTMYAFEEAMELGVEIIETDVHKTKDGHLVLIHDFDLERTTNGTGKVKDFTLKELRELNANKLDPANPSWYQPEITDAVIPTMDVLLEAAKGKAVLILEAKGIGYEKEMAKAIKEHDMVEDVIVSSFSSEVLERFAKLNPELGLGFTLSGTKPKEQLEQYAEKQVTDAVQLNAQYFINHQIVTPELIRFAKHRGIILTVYTVNEEADMKRATEAGVGGIITDYAQKLYNTQILP